The DNA sequence TACGGTAACTAAATATAGTAAACTTCCCCGAAATCCACCACTCTAGTCGTCATCGGCAAATGTGGTCTTTTTTCCTGAACACGGGAAAATCAAAATCTTCAGAAATTGACATGGAAAAAAACAACACATTCAGATTGAGGAGAACAAATTGCATTGATGCATATAATCAATCAAAAGCTAAAATGGTAACATAATATGAATAAACAATATTCAATCAGCGAAAACTATTAGGTTATAGAATGTTGAAACTTAAGTATCCATCAAATCCTTAATTCTCAATCCTCAAAACGTAAGCAACAATCAATGTCCGAAAAAATCAGAGCAATGGAAAGGAAATTGTTGCATGTACCTTCTGCAGCAAATGTCGGTTTATTTCCAAAACCCCttccaccacctcttcctcGACCACCTCTGCCTCGATCACTACCACCCCTTCCACCACCAAATCGGCCACCACCACTCCTTCCTCCAAATCGACCACCTTCATTACTCCTACCTCCAAATCGACCGCCACCTCTTCCACCTGAACCAAAGCCATCAGATCTAGGTTTGGCTTCTTCAACTGAGAGGTAATAACCACCAGCAAGTTCAGTCTCATTGAGTTCTAGAGCTTTCTTCATGCTAGAAGAATCCTTGAAGTCCATGTAGGCAAAACTGTAAATTACACCTGGTGTCAGTTTGCTAAACTCAAAGCAACACGTAACACAATCAGCATCCAACTTGAGAAACAAAGGATGCACAAAAACTGAAATAGCAAATCTTTCACACTAAAAataaacgaaaaagaaaaaaggatttgaagaagaaataaaccCTTTAGGACATCCAGACTCAAAATCTTTTGGGATTGACACCCTCGAGATCTCCCCGCACGAACCAAAATGCTCATTTAGGCTAGCTCTTATCTGCAACCACAATTTTGGCAGTATTCAAATATGAATTGCAAAAAGAAACACATGCAAGGGAAGCAGCAGCCAACatgatagaaataaaattacctCTTCTTCTCCAAGAGATTTATCAAAACCCCTTATGTATATAGTTTGACCAGATTGACGCTGACCACCTTTCTGGAAGGAATTGCTGAAATTGCAACAAGTATTACAAAGGATAAAGAAAAGGAAATAAGTGGAAGCAAGGCATGAAAGTGAGTGGAGAAAAAGATTATAGAAGTAGATATGAGGCATgggagggagggagggagaTGATATAATAATTACCTGCCACCAGGGGTATATGCACCTCTTTCACGAGCTAAATCAAGCCTAACAGGACGATTCAACAACTCATGCTCATTCAATTCAAGAGCCTGCAAGTACAAAAACCAAAAGGATTATCAATACACAACCCCAAAAATCAACAAATACATAATTTAAACATCATCTTTTCAAAGTAAAAAGGGATGGAGGGTAATCAAACAATATATTGCAGTGATACATATCAAACAACACGATGGAGGAGAAAACAAATCAATAATGAATGAGAAAAGAAATCAGCAAACTGAACAGATGTTACAACAATTAAACTAACTTCATATAAAAAAACATGATAATTAGTTAACGCGGACCAATAACTTCCAACAACAGAAGTACtcaaaaagaaattatttaattttaatacactaTATTTGACAGGTTTTAGAAATGTTGCTAGCGAAAGCTACGCAAACACCACAAATAACCCATTATTCTGTAGATATTTGAGGAGCAAATGCTTACACTTTGTGCTGCCTCTGCAGTAGCAAACTCAACATGTCCAAAGCCTTTAAACCTCCCAGTATCGTCAACAGAAAAACGAACATCAACAACTTCTCCACAATCTTTGAAAAACTCCTCACTGAACAACAGTAAGATGACATCATAAGAAAAAGAATACACTATAAACAAGGAAATATAAGAGATACAATACATACACGTCAGATCGTTGCACATTAAATGACAGGTTTCCAACAAATAGTGTCTTTGTACCACCTGTTGCAGCACTAGGTGTAGAAGGGGTTTTAGGCTGCAAAGCAAAGATATATCACCATCAAATATATTAGAAcatttaaaaagaattaaaaaatgagACCAGTCACATACAACTTTCTTTGCTGAGTCAGCATCAACCATCTCCACATCCTTGGCCTGTTTCACAAGAGGGAAATACATTTAGTGCACAATCACAAGACAAAGCAAAACAGGCCTTCAAACAGcaatattaaaatacaaagaGAGATGCTTACACTTTTCTGAGGAGTTTTAGAaggtttctcttcttcctcatcactGTCATCTGAACTATCACTGCTTTCTTTTGAAACTTTCACAGGctgcagtgaatagcaaaagaaaTTGAACACAGCAAAATAATAAACAATGGTTCACATAGTATaaaatattgtttaaaaaaCACGTGTCTTAAAGTACATAATTCAGATATCTAAATTGAGAAATTTAAGTTGAATATAATGGAAGAGAGAACTGTAGCAATTAACACTACATAATACAAGTAGGAAACTAAGGCACAGAAAGAAAAGTTGATCAAGTAATAACTCTAGATATCAAGACAGACCTTCTTTTTTGGCTCGTCATCACTTTCATCAGAGCTCTCTTCTTCATCAACATCCATTTTTCCCTGTAATAGAAAAGTGAGTCTTTTCAACAATCAGCAAAAGTTTTCCTATTAacgaaaatttttaagttaataCTATCACCAGTCATGATCTTCCACAATTCTCAATAGACAAAGGATAATATAACAATCATGAATCCATAACATAAGCTTGTAAAACATGccaaattaattaaaactaatactAATATCTATATACACTTCAATGTTAGATCATGTGTATATGGTGAATTACCTGACCGGAGCTTTTAGCAGTTTTCTGTACCAATATAGAATgaataaaaaatgagaaagtaATTCAAATAATAGTGAAGCAATACATAAATCAGGTAAAGACAAATTACAACAGTAGTACAAGAAGATAACACAAACACACCTTTTCATCTTCAAATTCACTATCAGATGAGTCCTGTAAATTCAGATTGAAAACACATTTAATGTAAAAGGACAAAACATTAACAAGTATATATGTAAATCAAGAATAAACCAACTAACCTCTTCCTCATCCGACTCACTCTCACTAGAATTACTAGACTTCTTGGCAGGCTTTGGCACGGGTACTGACTTGGCATTGGAAACAGTCTTGGGAGCAGTTTTCTGTAACACCAAAAGGTTAACTATTGTCATACAATGATACAACGGTACCTTACTACAAATACCAACCAAGTTAGGGATAAAAAaatgtaattaagcacattttgaGAGCACGTAGTACAAAAGGGAGCTCCAACTCAAAAGGACAACTAAGAATTTATTAAAAACAATCAACAAACTACAATATTTACCTTCTCATCTTCGGAGCTGCTATCATCAGAATCTGAACTGTCACTGTCATCGTTCTTCTTAGCTATAGCAGAAGGCTTGGAAGCCGCATTTGCAGTAGGTTTTGCACCCTAAATGACATAAATGATACAATACATTCCAAAAGTTATTTACAATAAGTGAACAGGTTTATCCCCTAAAGAGTAAAGACTGTGTACACAAAGTTACATTTTCTTCATCATCAGAGCTTTCACTTGAATCATCATCTGAAGTTTCAGTTGTCTCAACTTTCTTACTTGGAACTGCAGATGATTTGGCTACTGGTTTTTTCTCATCCTGGAACAACAATTTATACATGAGCATCAGAGTGCATTAAAAGAATAATTAGAGCATgggacaaaataaaaataataagacGTACTTCTTCATCAGAGCTACTATCAGAGGATGACTCTGATTCAACCTTCTTAGCAggcacctttttgcttgattttgCTTTCTGGATGATTCCAACATCCAATtccttaattattattttatccaAGAAAAAGATAATCATAGAACAGATATGTTAAGAGAGTTTTTTGTTTACATTTTCCTCCCCAGAGCTGCTGTCCTCAGACTCAGAGCTTTCACTTGGTTTCTTTGCAGAAGCAGATCCATTCTTAACCACAGCAGGCAGCACCTTGGATTTGGGCACCTTTGAACAAAGAAAGACAAATAAATAGGCATCCTAGCTAACAATAAAACATATATCAATGGTTAACATGGGGTACTGTTTTACAATCCCTTAAGATTTACTCACTTCGTCGTCATCAGAGTCATCATCTGAGGATTCAGAACTTGAAGAGGAAGCTGGCTTGACTTTCTTTGCTGGAGCAACATTTTTTGCAGCCTGACTTTTTGGAGGAGCCTTTGCTGCAGGTTTctgagcaaaataaaagagagagatCAGATGCAAGCAAAATGGGACAATTTTACAccctaaaataataatttgtcATAATGGTAAATGCCAGTGCCGTACCTCATCTTCAGACTCTGAAGCAGAATCATCAGAGCTAGAACTACTAGCTGGCTTGGCTTTCTTTGCAGGGGAGCTTAAAGTGCCGTTCTTAGCAGGCTGCTTCTTTGAAGCAACAGCAACTTTGGTAGCAGGTTTCTGATCCCAAAACAGTTACCAACGAAATAAGCAGAAGAAAACAAAGTAACAATATTTACACTGACATAAAACTTAGTTTTATTCATATCCAATACCTCATCTTCAGAATCTGAAGAAGAATCATCTGAACTActctcctcctttttcttctgCACCTTCACTTCCTTCTTTTGCTTCTGAGCAGCCTCTTCTATCTTCTGTTTCTTTAAACTAACTTTCTTCTCAAGTTCCTCATCTGCCTGCCTCTTTCCTGTGATCGGAATCAGTCAACAGAGAAATCCAACAAAAAAGCAATGAGTAACGAAACTTCCAACCAAATACCAACAAcgaatgaaagaaaaaaaacttcCAGTAAACAAATTCATAACATCAATACTCATATGCCTTAACCATACCAACACATATCAATGAAGCAAGTCTAAGCACGTTAGAGAGGTAAGTAACAAAAAAAACACTCTTTATAAACCATGTACCAAAAGCAGCAaatcaaacttaaaaaaaaaaaaaacacatcaATATCAAAACGTAATGACGAAGCAGCGACGTAGAGAGAATTTTCATACCCTTTTTGACAGGTGGAGCAGTCTCAACCTTCAAAGAAAAGAGCACACAACGCGTTAGTTATATCACGAGAGACGAATTGAAAGGAAATAGATATAGTGATAAAGAGAGAAAATACCTTGGAAGCTGATTTCTTGCTAGTCTTGGCCATTGTTGGAGGAGAAGAGAGAGTAATCGGCGAATTTGGAGGAAGAAAAAAGGGAGATGTTATGGAGGCTCTGCAAAACCCTACGTCTGATGGATTTTAGGGTTTTGGAGCAAAGAGAGAAGTGAATAAGGTTACGGCTGCTTCGTTTATAAATACTTGCGTCTCGCTGCGTATTCGGTGAAGGGGGTTAGGGTTTTGAAACTGGCTTAATGTTTATGGCAACTGGCGCCAAAGCTGTGCGTTTTACTCTGTCTAAATGAGAGGAGTTAGATATTTTTCCTCCAAGTCAGCATATTGGCCCACATGCTTGGTGGCTTTTATATTCAGAAGATTATAATTAAAACATAATCATATATTATATTAagtaatttgataatttttaattattatttttatatttttatataaataatcattatattttgtattaatattaaggattaaattttaataaacactaaaagtaaaaatattttatatatgtatttgtaTGATTAAAAGTAATTACATTTAATATTTATCatacaaataattatttaaaataagtaaataacgttatttttaatttgattattatattttaattatcaacgGATCAAAATTcagccatatatatatatatatatatataaacaactCAAAAAGATTAAGTGTAACCaagttttat is a window from the Arachis stenosperma cultivar V10309 chromosome 3, arast.V10309.gnm1.PFL2, whole genome shotgun sequence genome containing:
- the LOC130968400 gene encoding nucleolin 1-like; protein product: MAKTSKKSASKVETAPPVKKGKRQADEELEKKVSLKKQKIEEAAQKQKKEVKVQKKKEESSSDDSSSDSEDEKPATKVAVASKKQPAKNGTLSSPAKKAKPASSSSSDDSASESEDEKPAAKAPPKSQAAKNVAPAKKVKPASSSSSESSDDDSDDDEVPKSKVLPAVVKNGSASAKKPSESSESEDSSSGEENKAKSSKKVPAKKVESESSSDSSSDEEDEKKPVAKSSAVPSKKVETTETSDDDSSESSDDEENGAKPTANAASKPSAIAKKNDDSDSSDSDDSSSEDEKKTAPKTVSNAKSVPVPKPAKKSSNSSESESDEEEDSSDSEFEDEKKTAKSSGQGKMDVDEEESSDESDDEPKKKPVKVSKESSDSSDDSDEEEEKPSKTPQKSAKDVEMVDADSAKKVPKTPSTPSAATGGTKTLFVGNLSFNVQRSDVEEFFKDCGEVVDVRFSVDDTGRFKGFGHVEFATAEAAQSALELNEHELLNRPVRLDLARERGAYTPGGSNSFQKGGQRQSGQTIYIRGFDKSLGEEEIRASLNEHFGSCGEISRVSIPKDFESGCPKGFAYMDFKDSSSMKKALELNETELAGGYYLSVEEAKPRSDGFGSGGRGGGRFGGRSNEGGRFGGRSGGGRFGGGRGGSDRGRGGRGRGGGRGFGNKPTFAAEGKKTTFADDD